From a single Bacillus pseudomycoides DSM 12442 genomic region:
- a CDS encoding amino acid permease, with product MKQIFQKKPIAKLMQESKQKTLARTLGALDLTMLGIGAIVGTGIFVLTGVVAAKHSGPAIILSFAIAALACAFAAFCYAEFASSVPVSGSVYTYTYATMGEVFAFLIGWDLMLEYLLATSAVANGWSAYFQSLLKGFGIHIPTILSSAPGTGKGGLIDLPAVIIILIMTALLSRGVRESARVNNIMVFIKLAVVLLFIFAGFNYVKPENWTPFMPFGLDGVMAGAATVFFAFIGFDAVSTAAEEVKRPQRDLPIGIIASLLICTILYIVVSLILTGIVPYGQLNISDPVAFALQFIGQDGLAGVISVGAITGITTVMLVMMYGQVRVSYAMSRDGLLPKRLAKVHPKFKTPFLNTWTTGIIAALISGLIDLNVLAHLVNMGTLSAFALVAVAVIVMRKTHPDLPRVFKVPLVPVLPALTVIFCVYLMLQLSGTAWMSFGIWMVIGVAFYFLYSRKHSVLSNKKDEENAANL from the coding sequence ATGAAGCAAATTTTTCAAAAAAAGCCGATTGCAAAACTAATGCAAGAAAGTAAACAGAAAACATTAGCTAGAACATTGGGAGCATTGGATTTAACAATGCTTGGAATTGGGGCTATTGTCGGGACAGGTATTTTTGTTCTTACGGGTGTTGTGGCAGCGAAACATTCTGGACCAGCTATCATTTTATCATTTGCTATAGCTGCGTTAGCTTGTGCCTTTGCTGCATTCTGTTATGCAGAATTTGCATCTTCTGTTCCGGTTTCGGGAAGTGTTTACACGTATACGTACGCAACGATGGGAGAGGTATTTGCATTTTTAATTGGATGGGATTTAATGTTGGAATATTTATTAGCAACATCTGCGGTAGCCAATGGATGGTCTGCTTATTTCCAATCTTTGTTAAAAGGTTTTGGGATTCATATTCCGACCATTTTATCTTCTGCTCCTGGAACAGGAAAGGGTGGCCTTATCGATTTACCAGCTGTTATTATCATTTTAATTATGACTGCCCTTTTATCTAGAGGTGTACGTGAAAGTGCTCGCGTAAACAATATTATGGTTTTTATTAAGCTAGCAGTTGTATTACTCTTTATCTTTGCTGGTTTTAATTATGTAAAGCCGGAAAATTGGACGCCGTTCATGCCATTTGGTCTTGATGGTGTAATGGCTGGGGCTGCAACGGTATTCTTTGCATTCATTGGATTTGATGCTGTATCAACGGCAGCGGAGGAGGTAAAACGTCCGCAACGCGATTTACCAATTGGTATTATAGCATCATTACTTATTTGTACGATTCTTTATATCGTTGTTTCACTTATTTTGACAGGAATTGTACCTTATGGTCAGCTGAATATTTCTGATCCTGTAGCTTTCGCACTTCAGTTTATTGGACAAGATGGTTTAGCGGGTGTTATTTCGGTAGGAGCAATTACAGGGATTACAACTGTAATGTTAGTTATGATGTATGGGCAGGTTCGTGTTTCATATGCAATGAGTCGCGATGGGTTATTACCAAAGCGTCTTGCGAAAGTTCATCCGAAATTTAAAACACCGTTTTTAAATACATGGACGACAGGAATTATCGCAGCACTTATTTCGGGGCTTATCGACTTAAATGTATTAGCACACCTTGTAAATATGGGAACATTATCGGCATTTGCTCTTGTAGCAGTTGCGGTTATCGTAATGAGAAAAACACACCCAGATTTACCACGTGTTTTTAAAGTGCCACTTGTACCAGTTTTACCTGCATTAACGGTTATCTTTTGTGTATATTTAATGCTTCAATTATCAGGAACCGCATGGATGAGTTTCGGCATTTGGATGGTGATTGGTGTAGCATTTTACTTCTTATATAGTCGAAAGCATAGTGTTTTAAGTAATAAAAAAGATGAGGAGAATGCAGCGAATTTATAG
- a CDS encoding MDR family MFS transporter, giving the protein MKKTWRELQAMDRNVWIRFIGETLNGIAMMMLMPFFALYLKDKVDSLLQVGIIMALSPIAASFGSLIGGRIADIYGRKPIMIFSMASNALLMLGFLFIEGFIPYAILSIFLGLSNSLFHPAASAMVADVTAPEKRTEAYGLLRMGHNIGAAIGPIMGASVVVLSKNLVFIIASSTMLLYALLVLMLIQETMPKTALKEDGNTKKEAESVWKVVLRDKVLMIYLLAGIIISMGFSQTEGMLPLHFDNEMKEIFGKNNPYPYLMALNGLLVVLFQFQISKWATDKPVGKTMLYGAWLFGIGLLFIGWLPRWFGEFGTEGTVILITLLVVYAVYTLGEMIMSPVQMTFVANLAPEHLRGTYMGAASLQWITGNAFGPLLGGLLLDRSLGHVLFTILGVGCVIAGLVYISLDHLVEQRQKGNVAKQSS; this is encoded by the coding sequence ATGAAAAAGACATGGCGTGAATTACAAGCAATGGACCGTAATGTGTGGATTCGTTTTATAGGAGAAACACTGAATGGAATTGCAATGATGATGTTAATGCCATTTTTTGCATTGTATTTAAAAGATAAAGTAGATTCTTTATTACAAGTAGGGATTATTATGGCGCTTTCTCCTATTGCGGCAAGCTTTGGTTCGCTTATAGGTGGCCGAATTGCTGATATATATGGTAGAAAACCTATTATGATATTTTCGATGGCAAGTAATGCATTGTTGATGCTCGGTTTTTTATTTATAGAAGGATTTATTCCTTATGCTATTTTGTCTATTTTTTTAGGGTTAAGTAATTCATTATTTCATCCAGCAGCATCGGCGATGGTAGCGGATGTCACAGCGCCTGAAAAGAGGACGGAGGCATACGGTTTATTGCGAATGGGGCATAATATTGGCGCGGCAATCGGACCGATTATGGGTGCTTCTGTAGTTGTACTTTCGAAAAACCTTGTATTTATTATTGCTTCCTCTACAATGCTGCTTTATGCACTTCTTGTGTTAATGCTTATTCAAGAAACGATGCCGAAAACTGCATTGAAAGAGGACGGGAATACGAAAAAGGAAGCAGAATCTGTTTGGAAAGTTGTTTTGAGAGATAAGGTACTTATGATTTATTTATTGGCTGGTATTATTATTTCCATGGGTTTCTCGCAAACAGAAGGCATGCTCCCCCTTCATTTTGATAATGAAATGAAAGAAATCTTTGGGAAAAATAACCCATATCCATATTTAATGGCTTTAAACGGCTTGTTAGTTGTCTTATTCCAATTCCAAATTTCAAAATGGGCAACAGATAAACCAGTTGGAAAGACAATGTTATATGGGGCATGGTTATTTGGAATCGGGCTGTTATTCATCGGTTGGCTTCCAAGGTGGTTTGGTGAATTTGGAACAGAGGGTACGGTTATTTTAATAACATTACTTGTTGTCTATGCGGTATATACGCTAGGTGAAATGATTATGTCTCCTGTACAAATGACATTTGTTGCAAATTTGGCACCAGAGCATTTACGTGGAACATATATGGGGGCGGCAAGTTTGCAGTGGATTACAGGGAATGCGTTCGGCCCGCTTCTTGGCGGACTACTACTTGATCGATCGCTTGGGCATGTATTGTTTACGATTTTAGGAGTGGGGTGTGTAATAGCCGGTCTTGTATATATTTCTTTAGATCACCTTGTAGAACAAAGACAAAAGGGAAATGTGGCGAAACAATCTTCTTAA
- a CDS encoding D-alanine--D-alanine ligase, which produces MTKIKLGLLYGGKSAEHQVSLQTALAAIKALNQEKFEIHPIYITEQGQWMRGERIEGEVTSVQALQMNGEENAISPVSLSTEIIPSSSKQEEAIDVIFPLLHGPNGEDGTVQGLLELMNIPYVGNGVLASAAGMDKVVMKNIFAEAGLKQAKYASFIRSVWEKNCQAAYEKVEEVLGYPCFVKPANLGSSVGINKCKDREELEKAFEEAFQFDRKIIVEENIVGREVEVGVLGNDEPKCSVIGEIVPKKEFYDYKSKYIDGDTALIIPAEVTEEESKAIQRDAIRAFQSLDGAGLTRADFFLTKDGEVYINEVNTMPGFTPFSMFPLLWQHTDLPYPKLIEELIRLAIERHEEKQKIKYTI; this is translated from the coding sequence TTGACGAAAATTAAATTAGGTTTATTATATGGTGGGAAATCAGCAGAGCATCAAGTTTCATTACAAACAGCTCTTGCTGCTATTAAAGCATTAAATCAAGAAAAATTCGAGATTCATCCAATTTATATTACAGAGCAAGGCCAATGGATGCGTGGTGAACGCATTGAAGGTGAAGTAACGAGCGTGCAAGCATTGCAAATGAATGGAGAGGAAAATGCAATTTCTCCAGTATCATTAAGTACAGAAATTATACCTTCTTCTTCTAAGCAAGAAGAGGCAATTGATGTTATTTTCCCGCTGTTACATGGACCGAATGGTGAAGATGGAACAGTACAAGGATTATTAGAGTTAATGAATATTCCATACGTTGGTAACGGTGTATTAGCATCAGCTGCTGGTATGGATAAAGTTGTTATGAAAAATATCTTTGCTGAAGCTGGATTGAAACAAGCGAAGTATGCATCTTTCATTCGCAGTGTATGGGAGAAAAATTGCCAAGCAGCTTATGAAAAGGTAGAAGAAGTATTAGGCTACCCATGCTTTGTCAAACCAGCGAACCTTGGATCAAGTGTTGGTATCAATAAATGTAAAGATCGTGAAGAATTAGAAAAAGCATTTGAAGAAGCGTTCCAATTTGACCGCAAAATTATCGTAGAAGAAAATATTGTAGGTCGTGAAGTGGAAGTTGGCGTTTTAGGTAATGATGAGCCAAAATGTTCTGTTATCGGTGAGATTGTACCGAAGAAAGAGTTTTATGATTATAAATCAAAATACATTGATGGCGATACGGCATTAATTATTCCAGCTGAAGTTACAGAAGAAGAGTCAAAGGCGATTCAAAGAGATGCAATTCGTGCATTCCAATCTTTAGATGGTGCTGGATTAACAAGAGCGGATTTCTTCTTAACGAAAGATGGGGAAGTATATATTAATGAAGTAAATACAATGCCAGGATTTACGCCATTTAGTATGTTCCCGCTGCTATGGCAACACACGGATTTGCCATATCCGAAGTTAATTGAAGAATTGATTCGTTTGGCAATTGAGCGTCACGAAGAAAAGCAAAAAATTAAATATACAATCTAA